In the genome of Fusarium fujikuroi IMI 58289 draft genome, chromosome FFUJ_chr02, one region contains:
- a CDS encoding probable oxalate decarboxylase: protein MKGASLFSSALALCLGSNIVAAAPKDTQQPGFDKGQPYDGKGKGAVLLGGTNKELDLQNPDNLGQQPTDNGVVPNLKWSFSDSKTRLLKGGWVREQVIQDLPSSHDISGAQQHLVKGAIRELHWHKVAEWGIVYNGSVLISAVDEFGRYQEEVLNYGDIWYFPKGAAHTVQGLADENEYLLVFDEADFDKIGTTFMVDDWINHTPKSILAKNFGVNASVFENVTAPNPYILPGTPTKHNVTDGPAGKLSGNSSFVYRTFQHDPEEIGGTGGNFWKIDSTNFPASKTLAATFVTLKPGGLRELHWHPNAEEWLYFHQGKARATVFIGNAAARTFDFSAGDTAAFPDNSGHYIENTSEDEDLIWIEVYKSDRVADISLTQWLALTPPDVVAQTLNVSISFVESLKKEKQVLIE from the exons ATGAAGGGCGCTTCGCTCTTCTCTTCCGCCCTGGCTCTATGCCTTGGGTCCAACATCGTTGCCGCAGCTCCAAAAGACACTCAGCAACCGGGCTTTGACAAAGGCCAACCCTATGATGGAAAGGGAAAAGGTGCCGTTCTTCTAG GCGGCACAAACAAGGAGCTTGACCTCCAGAACCCAGACAACCTTGGCCAGCAACCGACTGACAACGGCGTTGTTCCCAATCTTAAATGGAGCTTCTCCGACTCCAAGACTCGTCTCTTGAAGGGTGGTTGGGTCCGTGAACAGGTCATCCAAGATCTGCCATCCAGCCATGACATCTCTGGCgctcagcagcatctcgtCAAGGGAGCTATCCGAGAACTCCACTGGCATAAAGTC GCCGAATGGGGCATTGTGTACAACGGCTCGGTCCTCATCTCTGCCGTTGATGAGTTTGGGCGATATCAGGAAGAAGTCCTTAACTACGGTGACATCTGGTACTTCCCCAAAGGTGCAGCTCATACCGTCCAAGGTCTCGCCGATGAGAACGAGTATCTCCTAGTCTTTGACGAAGCCGACTTTGACAAAATCGG CACCACCTTCATGGTCGATGACTGGATCAACCACACCCCAAAGTCCATCCTCGCCAAAAACTTCGGCGTCAACGCCTCCGTCTTCGAAAACGTCACAGCCCCCAACCCCTACATCCTCCCCGGCACACCCACCAAGCACAACGTAACCGACGGTCCCGCCGGCAAACTCTCGGGAAACAGCTCCTTCGTGTACCGCACGTTCCAGCACGATCCTGAAGAGATTGGCGGCACGGGCGGTAACTTCTGGAAGATCGATTCCACAAATTTCCCTGCTTCAAAGACTCTCGCTGCTACCTTTGTGACGCTTAAGCCGGGTGGTTTGAGGGAGTTGCATTGGCACCCTAATGCGGAGGAGTGGCTGTATTTTCATCAGGGTAAGGCGAGGGCGACGGTGTTTATTGGGAATGCGGCGGCGAGGACTTTTGACTTTTCTGCGGGTGACACTGCTGCGTTTCCTGATAACTCTGG GCACTACATTGAGAATACTTCTGAGGACGAGGACCTCATCTGGATTGAGGTCTACAAGTCTGATCGTGTTGCTGACATCTCTTTGACTCAGTGGCTTGCTTTGACGCCCCCTGATGTTGTCGCTCAGACTCTCAATGTGTCGATTAGCTTTGttgagagcttgaagaaggagaagcaggtTCTTATTGAGTAG
- a CDS encoding probable delta(24)-sterol c-methyltransferase (ERG6) yields MSSSELISYDEAQNSAFDNVLHRKSKESKGGMRAMINKDNKAHAAAVDEYFQFWDNKKAEDEVEAVRQERTDNYASLTRQYYNLATDLYEYGWSQSFHFCRFAYGEDFNRAIARHEHYLAHNIGIRPGMKVLDVGCGVGGPAREIVKFTGAHVTGLNLNEYQVQRATIYAEKEGLSDKLRFVQGDFMKIPFPDNSFDAVYAIEATVHAPSLEGVYSEIRRVLKPGGVFGVYEWLMTDNYNNDNLEQRRIRLDIEQGDGIAQMFKIDHGLSAIQAAGFELLHHEDLAATDDGTAPWYWPLDSNMRYAQTIGDFFTVLRMNKWGRLVMHNVIGALEACWIAPKGTRKTADSLGQAADALVEGGKRKLFTPMYLMVGRKPKESK; encoded by the exons ATGTCTTCCTCAGAGCTGATTTCCTACGACGAGGCTCAGAACTCAGCGTTCGACAATGTCCTCCATCGAAAATCAAAAGAGTCAAAGGGTGGAATGCGAGCCATGATCAACAAGGACAACAAAGCACACGCCGCAGCTGTCGACGAGTACTTTCAGTTCTGGGACAACAAGaaagctgaagatgaagtcgagGCCGTACGACAGGAGAGAACTGACAACTACGCCAGTTTGACAAGACA GTATTATAACCTCGCAACCGATCTCTACGAGTACGGATGGTCTCAGTCTTTTCATTTCTGCCGATTTGCCTATGGCGAGGATTTCAACCGTGCTATTGCTCGACACGAACATTATCTCGCTCATAACATCGGTATCAGACCTGGTATGAAAGTCCTAGACGTTGGTTGCGGTGTTGGAGGACCTGCCCGAGAAATTGTCAAGTTTACTGGTGCTCATGTTACTGGGTTGAATCTCAACGAGTATCAAGTCCAACGAGCAACTATCtatgctgagaaggagggtCTTTCTGATAAGCTTAGGTTTGTTCAGGGAGACTTCATG AAAATCCCATTCCCAGATAACTCTTTTGACGCCGTCTACGCTATCGAAGCAACCGTCCACGCACCCTCTTTAGAAGGTGTCTACAGCGAAATCCGACGAGTCCTTAAACCAGGCGGTGTCTTTGGCGTCTACGAATGGCTCATGACAGACAACTACAACAACGACAATCTCGAACAGCGCCGCATCCGTCTAGACATCGAGCAAGGCGACGGTATTGCCCAGATGTTCAAGATCGACCACGGCCTATCAGCTATCCAAGCCGCTGGTTTCGAACTTCTCCACCACGAGGATCTCGCAGCTACAGATGATGGAACAGCACCGTGGTACTGGCCTTTGGATAGTAACATGCGATACGCGCAGACTATTGGCGATTTCTTTACGGTTCTGAGGATGAATAAGTGGGGGAGACTTGTGATGCATAATGTGATTGGGGCGTTGGAGGCTTGTTGGATTGCGCCGAAGGggacgaggaagacggcGGATAGTCTTGGTCAGGCTGCGGATGCGTTGGTTGAGGGTGGCAAGAGAAAGTTGTTTACGCCGATGTATTTGATGGTTGGGAGAAAGCCGAAAGAGTCTAAGTAA
- a CDS encoding related to tatD-related DNase, producing the protein MSSIDLSAFPAAAPAAPSSEIRYADVAVTATAKEFKGIYREDKQYHEPDFINTLDRAKDAGVSKVMLTGMSLADVSHNESIVKLRPSQCYYTIGVHPYHASELDAGGKTYIDELEQKVNSALAQDTPHIAAFGELGLDYDREQHASKDVQKKAFKAQLDLFVKNSWDLPLFLHCRNAFDDFVEMITPYMEKLPRGGLVHSFVGSTSQMEKLVSLGLGISVNGFSFQSTESLEMVSKIPLDALQLETDAPWGELKGDVVKRYCANARPLPASKKRDKWDAKCLVKERNESCYMERVALVVAGLKGAGVDEVAEAAWRNSVRMFGLGRR; encoded by the exons ATGTCTTCTATTGATCTGAGTGCTTTCCCCGCAGCAGCTCCGGCAGCTCCATCATCTGAGATTCGTTATGCAGAT GTCGCTGTCACAGCTACCGCAAAAGAGTTCAAGGGTATATACCGCGAAGATAAGCAGTACCACGAACCGGACTTTATCAACACCCTAGACCGTGCCAAAGATGCTGGCGTCAGTAAGGTTATGCTGACGGGCATGTCACTCGCCGACGTGTCTCACAACGAAAGTATCGTCAAGCTTCGCCCCTCGCAGTGTTACTACACAATCGGCGTACATCCATATCATGCTTCTGAGCTTGACGCCGGTGGAAAGACATACATCGATGAATTGGAGCAGAAAGTGAACAGTGCACTTGCACAGGATACGCCACACATCGCTGCCTTTGGAGAGCTAGGTCTTGACTATGATAGAGAGCAACACGCTTCGAAGGATGTTCAGAAAAAAGCGTTCAAAGCGCAATTGGACTTGTTTGTCAAGAATAGCTGGGATCTTCCACTCTTCTTACACTGCCGCAATGCCTTTGACGATTTCGTCGAGATGATTACACCATACATGGAGAAACTCCCCCGCGGTGGATTAGTACACAGCTTCGTCGGCAGCACAAGCCAGATGGAGAAGCTCGTATCTCTCGGTCTAGGCATCAGTGTCAACGGGTTCAGCTTCCAAAGCACAGAGAGTCTGGAGATGGTGTCCAAGATACCGCTCGACGCACTGCAGCTGGAGACGGATGCGCCGTGGGGAGAATTGAAGGGCGATGTGGTGAAGCGGTACTGCGCGAATGCGAGACCGTTACCGGcgtcgaagaagagggataAGTGGGATGCTAAGTGCTTGGTTAAGGAGAGGAATGAGAGTTGTTATATGGAGCGTGTGGCGCTGGTTGTAGCGGGTTTGAAGGGTGCtggggttgatgaggttgcgGAAGCGGCGTGGAGAAATAGTGTGAGGATGTTTGGACTTGGAAGAAGATAG
- a CDS encoding related to polyadenylate-binding protein, whose amino-acid sequence MDFAGVPPNNAAPAGPMSFPNGTPPAPDMGSAPPPGSGPDSPKTTLWMGELEPWMDENFIKGVFMSAAHETVNVKVIRDKNSGNAGYCFVEFQSPESATNALGMNGKPVPNSQRSFKLNWASGGGLVDRRDDRGPEYSIFVGDLGPEVNEYVLVSLFQARFPSCKSAKIMTDAMSGQSRGYGFVRFSDENDQQRALVEMQGVYCGNRPMRISTATPKNRGNHGFGGQGHHNGGPMMGGMPQQQMWNGGGMQGFGYGGFNPATQMNQFTDPNNTTVFVGGLSGYVTEDELRSFFQGFGEITYVKIPPGKGCGFVQFVHRHAAEMAINQMQGYPIGNSRVRLSWGRSQNNSGVGTPYRPAPPPPHYMGMPSHGGPGNYGPQHFGGPAPGPQGPPGPPGPPGPGGPPQEF is encoded by the exons ATGGATTTCGCCGGTGTCCCCCCCAACAACGCAGCCCCTGCTGGCCCAATGTCTTTCCCCAACGGCACTCCTCCCGCTCCTGACATGGGCTCTGCCCCTCCTCCTGGTTCAGGTCCTGATTCTCCCAAGACCACTCTTTG GATGGGAGAGCTCGAGCCCTGGATGGATGAGAACTTTATCAAGGGTGTCTTTATGTCTGCCGCTCATGAAACTGTCAATGTTAAGGTCATTCGTGACAAGAACTCTGGTAACGCTGGCTACTGCTTTGTTGAATTCCAGTCCCCGGAATCCGCTACCAACGCCCTCGGCATGAACGGAAAGCCAGTTCCTAACAGCCAGCGCTCCTTCAAGCTTAACTGGGCTTCTGGTGGTGGTCTCGTTGACCGACG GGACGATCGTGGCCCCGAGTACAGCATTTTCGTTGGCGACCTTGGCCCCGAGGTCAACGAGTACGTCCTGGTTTCTCTCTTCCAGGCTCGATTCCCTTCTTGCAAGTCTGCCAAGATCATGACCGACGCCATGTCTGGCCAGAGCCGTGGCTATGGTTTCGTTCGCTTCTCCGACGAGAACGATCAGCAGCGTGCTCTTGTTGAGATGCAGGGTGTCTACTGCGGCAACCGACCCATGCGTATCTCTACTGCTACCCCCAAGAATCGTGGCAACCACGGCTTTGGTGGTCAAGGACACCACAACGGCGGTCCCATGATGGGCGGTatgcctcagcagcagatgTGGAATGGAGGTGGTATGCAGGGCTTCGGCTATGGTGGTTTTAACCCTGCCACTCAGATGAACCAGTTCACTGATCCCAACAATACCACCGTCTTCGTTGGTGGCCTTTCTGGCTACGTCACTGAAGACGAGCTCCGATCCTTCTTCCAGGGCTTCGGTGAGATCACCTACGTCAAGATCCCTCCTGGCAAGGGCTGCGGCTTCGTTCAGTTCGTCCACCGCCACGCTGCCGAGATGGCCATCAACCAGATGCAGGGCTACCCCATTGGTAACTCTCGCGTGCGCCTCAGCTGGGGACGTTCTCAGAACAACTCTGGCGTCGGCACTCCCTACCGCCCCGCCCCTCCTCCCCCTCACTACATGGGCATGCCCAGCCACGGCGGACCTGGCAACTATGGCCCTCAGCACTTTGGCGGCCCTGCTCCCGGTCCCCAAGGCCCTCCTGGCCCTCCTGGACCCCCCGGACCTGGCGGACCTCCCCAG GAGTTCTAA
- a CDS encoding related to ECM29 protein, translating into MATATTKERELQLLDTVELKILNVANKEQKLHELLQRYLPPVILKAASEHAQVRARVVQIFSKLKTFIQSPEVILPVGALLDQYKSSDSPLVKQLDISAIQHSIERLDDYERRQLIPKALSGFAKDQGAARAGSFFNIILRLLLDARIPPRGSKDDTEYREAIGLSDEADAQFLSIMISTFLRLRNPTQTQNWTTANPTLTKSELESLAVESPESQKVFERMSELKLKLVSLLASGAFTDEEKFLPALYAASSFDNRLVSAAEEVLKRSSVSMENEALVKCLFHAHSILPPTYRTRILNMLCKSSISATMTDHIMAVVKLNFSTPDQALNGLEQSMLPKSALEQTKLHTATFQYLAWVASVGPSQEGFDIAVPLVNELADFVKRQGWPVPQQASHDDIALRSKAYETIGVLARSADMSIGSRIQLAEWLFKSLSEDTTSDAVVNIDGALSSLTTTIPAMTGSESQELKTMLLTFMSLADEPPAVRSTRHAVVKWANQCLTFSDVMARWLDVLAIGAYNDERSDVVEQGHRGLDPWTYHAHAETSLTLPDWKEMTATFFGSEIRPDTITETATGPLPNVTEKAHSVFENFQGSRIAAFPVALRYCKHMMFLTALPDFEVEPDWMQTLDARIKTDIKTREKILAYLHTVDSAYVIFYLKVCLDGAYMKDSPITEECIRCFVDVASLSPGGAMGFLIKFSDGLFQLIKSNNKEIRSLTARALGILVSHLANDPSVIDNCRKTLSALFENAERLVGPELNAAEGGLLAYSYVCSRSVYYGQSIPDEVHYPIQFITGEKVVSSLHDTALESFAQLWTAGLAIPEREGDHSLEKVISKLIASAKKGNEKAILALGRLAAGLSESGEAANESEDGWSHGILGSILKELFALHEIKQVEVQFTVGDAITATLARWESDYVKLTLDVESRGCIQKRNGSRGPLLKAVLNKIFADCKATKPSLLKASGIWLFCIVQYCSHLEEVQSRLRETQAAFMRLLSARDELVQETASRGLSLVYERGDADLKSALVKDLVSAFTGNSTQLKVDQETELFEPGALPTGEGSSITSYKDIVNLANEVGDQRLVYKFMSLAANAATWSTRSAFGRFGLSNILSESEVDPKLYPKLYRYRFDPNQNVQRSMDDIWKALVKDSGAVLGTHFDAILDDLLKSILGREWRMREASCAAISELIQGQPFNKYEKRYRDIWTSALKVLDDVKGSVREAAFKLCRTLSNTLVRQLEEGTSGSAAKSMMKEALPFLLSDKGIESSVKEVQAFAAITVIELTKKGGKALRPFIPEMVPQLLGLLSSIEPEQINWHYQRAGEDSRDQIDKIRSQMVNRSPISEAIDNSLRFVDADVMTELAPKLEATIKTAIGMPTKIGCSRVLTTLFTNHTNDIKGVSNKFLQLMEKQTMDKNDEVSQAYARATAYMLRAASDSVKSRFCKKFIDMYFEAEEEARRQKTADVIVALAKVSPDHFTALETQLLPFSYLGSHDTDEYTSKAFKKVWEQHAGSSRTVVRYVPEIVALVERCLDTAQWALRHGGAFTVAAMVSDVASASDVSGQISDANLNKTWPVFEKALALKTFAGKEKLLESYPKFVEKGHTLWKSDTKIAALMKKIALREAKRNNDEYRVHAFRCLWEFAKARDDIDMLDEIAEIVTPYLEELKGDDETENGDKMDIDSKDQVAKEQLAEKTASNGLEAIARGHSRTDLDILTKIINILKPFLSSPNFATIKRQVWYECVRDLMSDATPSSAPDENAVALTYLLSLDVDLVDTGTEAQRLMRAKAVGALFKAKGKGVFGPTGGPDAAQLKTMVSQALEAERSLEVQRVLRDILVEME; encoded by the coding sequence GGTAATTCTTCCTGTAGGCGCGCTGCTTGATCAATACAAGTCCAGTGACTCCCCGTTAGTCAAGCAACTCGACATCTCAGCGATACAACACAGCATAGAGCGCCTAGATGATTATGAACGAAGACAGCTTATACCAAAAGCTCTATCGGGATTTGCCAAAGACCAAGGTGCTGCCCGAGCAGGAtcattcttcaacatcattctacgtcttctccttgatgccCGGATACCTCCAAGAGGCAGCAAAGATGATACCGAATACCGTGAGGCAATCGGATTGTCAGACGAGGCCGACGCACAGTTCCTTTCCATCATGATCAGCACTTTCCTACGACTGCGGAACCCTACGCAAACTCAGAACTGGACCACAGCTAACCCAACACTCACTAAATCTGAGCTCGAATCGCTAGCTGTGGAAAGCCCCGAGTCACAGAAGGTCTTTGAGAGGATGTCAGAATTAAAGCTCAAACTAGTTTCATTGCTTGCAAGTGGTGCTTTtaccgatgaggagaagttcTTGCCCGCACTTTATGCTGCATCAAGTTTCGACAACAGACTTGTATCTGCGGCCGAGGAAGTATTGAAGCGAAGTTCCGTGTCTATGGAAAATGAAGCACTTGTCAAGTGCCTGTTTCATGCCCACTCAATACTGCCGCCCACATACCGGACTCGAATTCTGAACATGCTCTGCAAATCCTCCATCTCGGCAACAATGACGGATCATATCATGGCTGTAGTCAAACTCAACTTCTCGACGCCAGATCAAGCTTTAAATGGATTGGAACAGAGTATGCTCCCCAAGAGTGCGCTTGAACAAACAAAACTCCATACGGCGACGTTCCAGTACCTTGCCTGGGTAGCAAGCGTTGGGCCCTCGCAGGAAGGATTTGACATTGCTGTCCCTCTCGTGAATGAGCTGGCCGATTTTGTAAAGCGTCAAGGCTGGCCTGTTCCGCAGCAGGCATCCCACGATGATATTGCGCTACGATCGAAAGCTTACGAAACGATTGGAGTGCTAGCGAGAAGCGCGGATATGTCAATTGGGAGCCGGATACAACTCGCTGAATGGCTATTCAAGTCATTGTCAGAGGACACGACCTCAGATGCAGTTGTGAACATTGATGGAGCTCTGTCTAGCCTGACCACAACAATTCCGGCAATGACGGGCAGTGAGTCTCAAGAGTTGAAGACAATGCTGCTAACGTTCATGTCTCTCGCTGATGAACCCCCTGCTGTTAGAAGCACTCGACATGCTGTGGTCAAGTGGGCCAACCAATGCCTCACTTTTTCTGATGTCATGGCACGCTGGTTAGATGTTCTGGCAATTGGTGCATACAATGATGAGAGGAGTGATGTTGTCGAGCAGGGCCACAGGGGTCTTGACCCTTGGACCTATCACGCACACGCCGAAACCAGCCTGACATTGCCAGACTGGAAGGAAATGACAGCCACGTTCTTTGGTTCTGAAATCAGGCCAGATACCATTACGGAGACCGCTACTGGCCCCCTTCCAAATGTGACAGAAAAGGCGCACTCGGTATTCGAGAACTTCCAAGGATCTCGTATAGCTGCTTTCCCAGTTGCCCTGAGATATTGCAAGCACATGATGTTCCTTACAGCTCTCCCAGACTTCGAAGTGGAACCTGACTGGATGCAAACTCTAGATGCACGAATCAAAACGGATATCAAGACGAGAGAGAAGATCCTGGCATACCTACACACAGTTGATAGCGCATACGTCATCTTCTATCTGAAGGTATGCCTCGATGGAGCCTACATGAAAGACTCACCGATCACGGAAGAGTGCATCCGTTGCTTTGTTGATGTGGCATCCCTGAGTCCCGGCGGTGCAATGGGATTCTTGATCAAGTTTAGCGATGGTCTTTTCCAGCTAATCAAGTCGAACAATAAGGAAATCCGGTCACTAACTGCTCGAGCCCTCGGAATTCTTGTATCGCATCTCGCGAATGACCCTTCTGTGATAGACAACTGCCGCAAGACTCTGAGTGCACTATTCGAGAACGCCGAGAGATTGGTTGGACCTGAGCTCAACGCTGCTGAGGGGGGATTATTAGCTTACAGTTACGTCTGCTCTCGAAGCGTTTATTACGGGCAAAGTATTCCCGACGAGGTTCATTACCCCATTCAGTTCATCACCGGCGAGAAGGTTGTGTCATCACTACACGACACAGCGCTGGAGTCTTTTGCACAACTGTGGACCGCCGGACTCGCTATTCCAGAACGTGAAGGCGACCACTCCCTGGAAAAGGTTATCAGCAAGCTCATCGCCTCAGCAAAGAAGGGCAACGAGAAGGCAATTCTTGCTCTGGGAAGACTGGCTGCCGGTCTGAGTGAAAGTGGGGAAGCCGCGAACGAGAGTGAAGATGGATGGTCGCATGGAATCCTGGGTAGCATCCTCAAGGAGCTTTTCGCTCTACATGAGATTAAGCAAGTCGAGGTGCAATTCACTGTGGGAGATGCTATCACCGCAACTCTGGCACGATGGGAATCTGATTATGTAAAGCTGACCCTGGACGTCGAGTCTCGTGGATGTATTCAGAAGCGCAATGGATCGCGTGGCCCGCTTCTCAAAGCTGTTCTTAACAAGATCTTCGCGGACTGCAAGGCCACAAAGCCATCACTGCTGAAGGCGTCCGGCATCTGGCTTTTCTGCATCGTTCAATATTGTTCACACCTGGAAGAGGTTCAGTCTAGGCTCCGAGAGACTCAAGCTGCATTTATGAGACTTCTTAGTGCACGCGACGAGCTTGTACAAGAGACTGCCTCACGAGGTTTGTCTTTGGTATACGAGCGTGGCGATGCTGATCTCAAGAGCGCCCTTGTCAAGGATCTGGTGTCTGCCTTTACCGGCAATAGTACCCAGCTCAAGGTGGACCAAGAAACAGAGTTGTTTGAGCCTGGTGCTCTGCCAACTGGAGAGGGCAGCTCCATCACTTCATACAAGGACATTGTCAATCTAGCCAATGAAGTTGGTGACCAAAGACTTGTTTACAAGTTCATGTCACTTGCTGCGAATGCTGCTACCTGGTCAACTCGATCTGCCTTTGGTCGATTTGGACTCAGCAACATTCTTTCAGAGTCTGAAGTTGACCCTAAGCTCTACCCCAAGCTTTACCGTTACCGATTTGACCCCAACCAAAACGTGCAGCGATCCATGGACGATATTTGGAAGGCACTTGTCAAAGATTCGGGCGCAGTTCTCGGCACTCACTTTGACGCCATCCTGGACGACTTGCTCAAGAGTATCTTAGGCCGAGAGTGGCGCATGCGAGAAGCAAGCTGCGCTGCTATCTCAGAGCTCATCCAAGGCCAACCATTCAACAAGTATGAGAAGCGATACCGCGATATTTGGACATCGGCATTAAAGGTTCTCGATGACGTTAAGGGTTCCGTGCGAGAGGCTGCTTTCAAGCTTTGTAGAACTTTGTCTAACACTCTTGTTCGACAACTCGAGGAGGGAACCAGTGGATCTGCTGCTAAATCTATGATGAAAGAGGCCCTCCCCTTCCTGCTTTCCGACAAAGGTATCGAAAGCTCCGTCAAAGAAGTTCAAGCCTTTGCGGCTATTACCGTCATCGAGCTCACTAAGAAGGGTGGAAAGGCTCTCCGACCATTTATTCCGGAGATGGTTCCTCAACTTCTTGGTTTACTAAGCTCTATCGAGCCTGAGCAGATCAATTGGCATTACCAGAGAGCTGGCGAGGACAGCCGAGACCAGATTGATAAAATTCGATCACAAATGGTGAACCGATCTCCGATCTCTGAGGCCATCGACAACTCACTTCGATTCGTGGACGCGGATGTTATGACTGAATTGGCACCTAAACTAGAGGCGACTATCAAAACTGCTATCGGCATGCCGACCAAGATAGGATGCAGTCGTGTATTGACGACCCTATTCACAAACCATACAAATGACATCAAGGGAGTGAGCAACAAGTTCCTCCAGTTGATGGAGAAGCAAACGATGGACAAGAACGATGAGGTCAGCCAGGCGTATGCTCGAGCCACCGCATATATGTTGAGAGCTGCTTCGGACTCGGTCAAGAGTCGATTCTGCAAGAAGTTTATCGACATGTACTTCgaagcagaggaggaggcacGTCGTCAAAAGACGGCAGATGTGATTGTGGCACTGGCTAAGGTCTCGCCTGACCATTTCACTGCCCTTGAGACACAATTGCTACCCTTCTCCTACCTGGGCTCCCACGACACAGACGAGTATACCAGCAAAGCATTCAAGAAAGTATGGGAGCAGCACGCCGGAAGCAGTCGCACTGTTGTTCGTTATGTACCTGAGATCGTAGCCCTCGTGGAGAGGTGTTTGGATACAGCACAATGGGCCCTTCGACATGGTGGAGCATTCACCGTTGCAGCTATGGTATCTGATGTTGCGAGTGCAAGTGATGTCAGTGGCCAAATCAGCGACGCCAATCTCAACAAGACCTGGCCCGTTTTCGAGAAGGCACTGGCCCTGAAGACATTCGCcggcaaggagaagctccttGAATCATACCCTAAATTTGTCGAGAAGGGACACACCTTGTGGAAGTCAGACACAAAGATCGCTGCactgatgaagaagattgcTCTTCGAGAAGCCAAGCGAAACAACGACGAGTATCGTGTGCATGCTTTCCGTTGTCTCTGGGAGTTTGCAAAAGCTCGGGATGACATTGACATGCTCGATGAGATTGCGGAGATCGTTACGCCTtatcttgaagagctcaagggAGACGACGAGACCGAGAATGGAGATAAAATGGATATCGACTCTAAGGATCAAGTCGCGAAGGAGCAGCTTGCAGAAAAGACGGCCTCTAACGGCTTGGAGGCTATTGCGCGCGGGCACAGCCGAACTGATCTTGACATTCtgaccaagatcatcaacatTCTCAAGCCTTTCCTCTCAAGCCCAAATTTTGCTACAATCAAGCGTCAAGTATGGTACGAGTGCGTACGTGATCTTATGAGCGATGCCACACCTTCCTCAGCACCTGATGAAAATGCCGTCGCGCTTACTTATCTACTGAGCCTGGATGTTGACTTGGTCGACACTGGCACTGAAGCACAAAGACTTATGAGGGCCAAGGCCGTGGGCGCATTGTTCAAGGCAAAGGGTAAGGGAGTTTTTGGACCGACTGGGGGTCCCGACGCTGCGcagttgaagacgatggtgaGTCAGGCACTGGAAGCTGAGAGGTCTTTGGAGGTACAGCGGGTGCTCAGGGATATtctcgttgagatggagTAA